A section of the Streptomyces sp. NBC_01591 genome encodes:
- a CDS encoding YlxR family protein encodes MSGRTHARACPERTCVGCRERAAKSELLRIVVDEDVCVPDPRGTLPGRGAYVHPASVCLDLAVRRRAFPRAFKAKGPFDPAAVQRFVERVTP; translated from the coding sequence GTGTCTGGCCGGACGCACGCCCGCGCTTGCCCTGAGCGAACCTGTGTGGGATGCCGGGAGCGGGCGGCCAAGAGCGAGCTGCTGCGCATCGTCGTGGACGAGGACGTTTGTGTCCCCGATCCTCGCGGTACGCTGCCCGGCCGGGGTGCTTATGTACACCCCGCCTCCGTCTGTCTGGACCTGGCGGTTCGCCGCCGGGCCTTCCCCCGGGCCTTCAAGGCCAAGGGGCCGTTCGACCCCGCCGCAGTGCAGCGGTTCGTCGAGCGGGTGACACCGTAA
- a CDS encoding proline--tRNA ligase: MAQVQRMSRLMIKTLRDDPADAETLNHKLLVRAGYVRRTAAGIWTWLPLGKKVLENITRVVREEMDAIGGQEVLLPALLPKEAYEASGRYDEYGDLLFRLKDRKGADYLLGPTHEEIFTQVVKDMCASYKDLPVILYQIQTKYRDEARPRAGVLRGREFQMKDSYSFDTTDEGLAEAYQLHRAAYIRIFERLGLDHRIVSAVSGAMGGSASEEFLAPAPAGEDTFVDCPSCDYAANTEAVTFKAAPADGSAHGPVEELDTPDTPTIETLAAHLGVEASATLKNLLVKVDGEIVAVGVPGDREVDLGKLGEHLAPAVVELVTAEDFEDRPDLVRGYVGPQGLEKVRYIADPRVAAGTAWITGANKEGKHAKNVVAGRDFEVDDHLDVVVVEAGDPCPNCGAGLQVDRAIEIGHIFQLGRKYADIFSLDVLGQQGKPVRVTMGSYGIGVSRAVAALAEQTADDKGLCWPREIAPADVHVVAAGKALQTELALDVSEKLNAAGLRVLVDDRAGVSPGVKFTDSELIGVPKILVAGRRSAEGVLELKDRRTGEREELTVDEAIARLTA; encoded by the coding sequence ATGGCCCAGGTCCAGCGCATGTCCCGATTGATGATCAAGACACTGCGCGACGACCCGGCCGACGCCGAGACGCTCAACCACAAGCTGCTCGTCCGGGCCGGATACGTACGTCGCACCGCGGCCGGAATCTGGACCTGGCTGCCGCTCGGCAAGAAGGTCCTGGAGAACATCACCCGCGTCGTGCGCGAGGAGATGGACGCCATCGGCGGCCAGGAAGTGCTGCTGCCCGCGCTCCTGCCCAAGGAGGCGTACGAGGCGAGCGGCCGGTACGACGAGTACGGCGACCTGCTGTTCCGGCTCAAGGACCGCAAGGGTGCCGACTACCTCCTCGGCCCCACCCACGAGGAGATCTTCACCCAGGTCGTCAAGGACATGTGCGCGTCCTACAAGGACCTGCCCGTGATCCTGTACCAGATCCAGACCAAGTACCGCGACGAGGCCCGTCCCCGCGCCGGCGTGCTGCGCGGCCGTGAGTTCCAGATGAAGGACTCGTACTCCTTCGACACCACCGACGAGGGTCTCGCCGAGGCGTACCAGCTCCACCGCGCCGCCTACATCCGGATCTTCGAGCGGCTCGGCCTCGACCACCGCATCGTCTCCGCCGTCTCCGGCGCGATGGGCGGCTCGGCCTCCGAGGAGTTCCTGGCGCCCGCCCCGGCCGGCGAGGACACCTTTGTCGACTGCCCCAGCTGCGACTACGCCGCCAACACCGAGGCCGTGACCTTCAAGGCCGCCCCCGCTGACGGCTCGGCGCACGGCCCCGTCGAGGAGCTGGACACCCCCGACACCCCGACCATCGAGACGCTCGCCGCGCACCTGGGCGTCGAGGCCTCCGCGACCCTGAAGAACCTGCTGGTCAAGGTCGACGGCGAGATCGTGGCCGTGGGCGTGCCCGGCGACCGCGAGGTCGACCTCGGCAAGCTCGGCGAGCACCTCGCGCCCGCCGTCGTCGAACTGGTCACCGCCGAGGACTTCGAGGACCGCCCCGACCTGGTACGCGGCTACGTCGGCCCGCAGGGCCTGGAGAAGGTCCGCTACATCGCCGACCCGCGCGTCGCCGCCGGCACCGCCTGGATCACCGGCGCCAACAAGGAGGGCAAGCACGCGAAGAACGTCGTCGCGGGCCGCGACTTCGAGGTCGACGACCACCTCGACGTCGTCGTCGTCGAGGCGGGCGACCCCTGCCCCAACTGCGGCGCCGGCCTCCAGGTGGACCGGGCCATCGAGATCGGTCACATCTTCCAGCTCGGCCGCAAGTACGCCGACATCTTCTCCCTCGACGTCCTCGGCCAGCAGGGCAAGCCCGTCCGCGTCACGATGGGCTCTTACGGCATCGGCGTCTCCCGCGCCGTTGCCGCCCTCGCCGAGCAGACCGCCGACGACAAGGGCCTGTGCTGGCCCCGCGAGATCGCCCCGGCCGACGTGCACGTCGTCGCGGCGGGCAAGGCGCTCCAGACCGAGCTGGCGCTCGACGTCTCCGAGAAGCTGAACGCCGCGGGCCTGCGCGTCCTGGTCGACGACCGCGCGGGCGTCTCGCCCGGCGTCAAGTTCACCGACTCCGAGCTCATCGGCGTCCCGAAGATCCTGGTCGCCGGCCGCCGCTCGGCCGAGGGCGTCCTGGAGCTCAAGGACCGCCGCACGGGCGAGCGCGAGGAGCTCACCGTCGACGAGGCGATCGCCCGCCTCACCGCCTGA
- the nusA gene encoding transcription termination factor NusA: MDIDVKLLKGLAQDKEIPFDVLVEAIESALLIAYHRTDGSHRRARVKLDERGHVTVWAKEDPADLEEGQEPKEFDDTPSGFGRIAATTAKQVILQRLRDAEDDKTFGEYAGHEGDVVTGVVQQGKDPKNVLVDIGKLEAILPVQEQVPGEEYTHGLRLRTYVVRVAKGVRGPSVTLSRTHPNLVKKLFALEVPEIADGSVEICAIAREAGHRTKIAVRSTRSGLNAKGACIGPMGGRVRNVMAELHGEKIDIVDWSDDPAEMVANALSPARVSQVEVVDLGARSARVTVPDYQLSLAIGKEGQNARLAARLTGWRIDIRPDTETDAERDVADRERAERARERSERR; the protein is encoded by the coding sequence GTGGACATCGATGTGAAGCTCTTGAAGGGCTTGGCACAGGACAAGGAGATCCCCTTCGACGTGCTCGTCGAGGCGATCGAGTCGGCCCTCCTCATCGCCTACCACCGTACCGACGGAAGCCACCGCCGCGCGCGAGTGAAGCTCGACGAGCGCGGCCATGTGACGGTGTGGGCGAAGGAGGACCCGGCCGACCTCGAAGAGGGCCAGGAGCCCAAGGAGTTCGACGACACCCCGTCCGGTTTCGGCCGGATCGCCGCGACCACCGCCAAGCAGGTCATCCTGCAGCGGCTGCGCGACGCCGAGGACGACAAGACGTTCGGTGAGTACGCGGGCCACGAGGGCGATGTCGTCACCGGCGTCGTCCAGCAGGGCAAGGACCCGAAGAACGTCCTGGTCGACATCGGCAAGCTGGAAGCGATCCTGCCGGTGCAGGAGCAGGTGCCGGGCGAGGAGTACACCCACGGCCTGCGGCTGCGCACATACGTCGTACGGGTCGCCAAGGGTGTGCGCGGTCCGTCCGTGACGCTGTCGCGGACCCATCCCAACCTCGTGAAGAAGCTCTTCGCGCTGGAGGTGCCGGAGATCGCGGACGGTTCCGTCGAGATCTGCGCGATCGCCCGCGAGGCCGGTCACCGCACCAAGATCGCGGTCCGTTCGACCCGCTCCGGGCTGAACGCCAAGGGCGCCTGCATCGGCCCGATGGGCGGCCGGGTGCGCAATGTCATGGCCGAGCTGCACGGCGAGAAGATCGACATCGTGGACTGGTCGGACGACCCGGCCGAGATGGTCGCCAACGCGCTGTCGCCCGCTCGGGTGAGTCAGGTCGAGGTCGTCGACCTCGGCGCCCGGTCCGCCCGGGTCACCGTGCCGGACTACCAGCTGTCGCTGGCGATCGGCAAGGAGGGGCAGAATGCCCGCCTGGCGGCCCGCCTCACCGGCTGGCGCATCGACATCCGTCCGGACACCGAGACCGACGCCGAGCGCGACGTCGCGGACCGGGAGCGGGCGGAGCGGGCCCGCGAGCGGTCCGAACGCCGCTGA
- the dxr gene encoding 1-deoxy-D-xylulose-5-phosphate reductoisomerase encodes MSDSPAPLADPHLVFDAAEGRRDLVILGSTGSIGTQAIDLVLRNPDRFRVTALSAAGGRVALLAEQARQLRVRTVAVAAPDAVPALREALHEQYGTGEPLPEILAGPDAAAQLAASDCHTVLNGITGSIGLAPTLAALEAGRTLALANKESLIVGGPLVKALAKPGQIIPVDSEHAALFQALGAGTRADVRKLVVTASGGPFRGRTRSELADVTREQALAHPTWAMGPVITINSATLVNKGLEVIEAHLLYDIPFDRIEVVVHPQSYVHSMVEFTDGSTLAQATPPDMRGPIAIGLGWPRRVPGAAPAFDWSKASSWEFFPLDDEAFPSVGLARHVGTLGATAPAVFNAANEECVDAFLAGRLPFNGIMDTVTAVVAEHGTPATGTSLTVADVLEAETWARARARELSAKATAEARA; translated from the coding sequence ATGAGCGACAGCCCTGCCCCCCTCGCCGATCCGCACCTCGTCTTCGATGCCGCGGAAGGCCGCCGGGATCTCGTCATCCTCGGCTCCACCGGATCCATCGGCACCCAGGCCATCGACCTGGTGCTGCGCAACCCCGACCGCTTCCGCGTCACCGCGCTCTCCGCCGCGGGCGGACGGGTCGCACTCCTCGCCGAGCAGGCGCGGCAGCTGCGGGTGCGTACCGTGGCCGTCGCCGCACCGGACGCCGTACCGGCCCTGCGCGAGGCGCTGCACGAGCAGTACGGGACGGGCGAGCCGCTCCCCGAGATCCTGGCCGGGCCCGACGCCGCCGCACAGCTGGCGGCGAGCGACTGCCACACCGTGCTCAACGGAATCACCGGCTCGATCGGACTCGCCCCGACGCTCGCCGCGCTCGAAGCGGGCCGCACGCTCGCCCTGGCCAACAAGGAGTCGCTGATCGTCGGCGGCCCGCTGGTCAAGGCGCTGGCGAAGCCCGGCCAGATCATCCCGGTCGACTCCGAGCACGCCGCACTCTTCCAGGCACTGGGCGCCGGCACCCGCGCCGACGTGCGCAAGCTCGTCGTCACCGCCTCCGGCGGCCCCTTCCGGGGACGGACGCGGAGCGAGCTGGCGGACGTCACACGCGAGCAGGCCCTCGCCCACCCGACCTGGGCCATGGGACCGGTCATCACGATCAACTCCGCCACCCTGGTCAACAAGGGACTGGAGGTCATCGAGGCCCATCTCCTCTACGACATCCCGTTCGACCGGATCGAGGTCGTCGTCCACCCCCAGTCGTACGTCCACTCCATGGTGGAGTTCACCGACGGCTCCACCCTCGCCCAGGCCACGCCCCCGGACATGCGGGGCCCGATCGCCATCGGCCTCGGCTGGCCCCGGCGCGTCCCGGGCGCCGCCCCCGCCTTCGACTGGTCGAAGGCATCGAGCTGGGAGTTCTTCCCCCTCGACGACGAGGCCTTCCCGTCCGTGGGTCTGGCCAGGCACGTCGGCACGCTCGGCGCCACCGCACCGGCCGTCTTCAACGCCGCCAACGAGGAATGCGTCGACGCATTCCTCGCAGGACGGCTGCCGTTCAACGGAATCATGGATACGGTCACCGCGGTGGTGGCCGAACACGGCACCCCCGCCACGGGAACTTCGCTCACGGTCGCAGACGTCCTCGAAGCGGAGACCTGGGCACGTGCCCGGGCCCGTGAACTCTCGGCGAAAGCGACAGCGGAGGCGCGCGCATGA
- a CDS encoding aminoglycoside phosphotransferase family protein, producing MGFEPPQRLVRALGESYGDAAADWLARLPALAEEALSATGRKPTVERVAAPGGRSSLVLLVTCADGTPAALKVAPPGAAPELERAALAHWNGWGAVQLIDAGPGALLLERLHPEVSLRSLPEAKALLEAAGTVRRLWVEPPAGHDFETVAERTGRRIEPMRAGAAADPGLEPLVSAALAAREELVAHSPELLLLHGNFRQSKVLAGERAPWLTVGPEPLVGERAYDLARLVRDRFEDLIASPGGPVTARRRIKKLADSLDVDRERLHGWTLFRAVESGTRALAVGRRQEGELTLEFASWL from the coding sequence ATGGGTTTCGAACCGCCGCAGCGACTGGTGCGGGCGCTGGGCGAGTCGTACGGGGATGCTGCCGCCGACTGGCTCGCGCGGCTTCCCGCACTGGCCGAGGAAGCGCTGTCCGCCACCGGGCGGAAGCCGACCGTGGAGCGGGTCGCCGCCCCGGGGGGCCGCAGCAGTCTGGTCCTGCTGGTGACGTGTGCCGACGGCACACCGGCCGCGCTGAAGGTCGCGCCGCCCGGGGCCGCACCCGAGCTGGAGCGGGCGGCGCTGGCCCACTGGAACGGCTGGGGCGCGGTACAGCTCATCGACGCCGGCCCCGGCGCACTGCTGCTGGAGCGGCTGCACCCCGAGGTGTCACTGCGCTCGCTGCCGGAGGCGAAGGCGCTGCTGGAGGCGGCGGGGACGGTGCGCCGGCTGTGGGTCGAGCCGCCGGCCGGGCACGATTTCGAGACGGTCGCCGAGCGGACCGGGCGCCGTATCGAGCCGATGCGCGCCGGTGCGGCGGCCGACCCGGGCCTGGAGCCGCTGGTCTCCGCGGCGCTCGCGGCGCGCGAGGAGCTGGTCGCCCACTCCCCCGAACTTCTGCTGCTGCACGGCAACTTCCGCCAGAGCAAGGTGCTGGCCGGCGAGCGGGCGCCGTGGCTGACGGTCGGTCCCGAGCCGCTGGTCGGTGAGCGTGCCTACGATCTGGCGCGCCTGGTGCGCGACCGCTTCGAGGATCTGATCGCCTCGCCCGGCGGTCCGGTGACGGCCCGCCGGCGGATCAAGAAGCTGGCCGATTCGCTGGATGTGGACCGGGAGCGGCTGCACGGCTGGACACTGTTCCGTGCGGTGGAGTCGGGGACCCGGGCGCTGGCGGTCGGACGCCGCCAGGAGGGCGAGCTGACGTTGGAGTTCGCGAGCTGGCTGTGA
- the ispG gene encoding flavodoxin-dependent (E)-4-hydroxy-3-methylbut-2-enyl-diphosphate synthase, translated as MTAISLGIPSVPTKLADRRVSRKIQVGSVAVGGDAPVSVQSMTTTRTSDIGATLQQIAELTASGCQIVRVACPTQDDADALAVIAKKSQIPVIADIHFQPKYVFAAIDAGCAAVRVNPGNIKQFDDKVKEIARAAGDAGTPIRIGVNAGSLDARLLAKYGKATPEALVESALWEASLFEEHGFRDIKISVKHNDPVVMVNAYRQLAARCDYPLHLGVTEAGPAFQGTIKSAVAFGALLSEGIGDTIRVSLSAPPAEEVKVGIQILESLNLKQRRLEIVSCPSCGRAQVDVYKLADQVSAGLEGMEVPLRVAVMGCVVNGPGEAREADLGVASGNGKGQIFVKGEVIKTVPESKIVETLIEEALKIAEQMEKDGIASGEPEVSVS; from the coding sequence ATGACTGCGATTTCTCTCGGAATTCCGTCCGTTCCGACCAAGCTCGCCGACCGGAGGGTCAGCCGCAAGATCCAGGTCGGGTCGGTTGCGGTGGGCGGGGATGCGCCGGTGTCGGTGCAGTCGATGACCACGACGCGTACGTCGGACATCGGTGCGACGTTGCAGCAGATCGCGGAGCTGACGGCGTCGGGCTGTCAGATCGTGCGGGTGGCGTGTCCGACGCAGGACGACGCGGACGCGTTGGCGGTGATCGCGAAGAAGTCGCAGATCCCGGTGATCGCGGATATTCATTTCCAGCCGAAGTATGTGTTCGCGGCGATCGATGCGGGCTGTGCGGCGGTGCGGGTGAATCCGGGGAACATCAAGCAGTTCGACGACAAGGTGAAGGAGATCGCGCGGGCGGCGGGGGATGCGGGGACGCCGATCCGGATCGGTGTGAACGCGGGTTCGCTGGATGCGCGGTTGCTGGCGAAGTACGGGAAGGCGACTCCTGAGGCGTTGGTGGAGTCGGCGTTGTGGGAGGCGTCGCTCTTCGAGGAGCACGGTTTCCGGGACATCAAGATCTCGGTGAAGCACAACGATCCGGTGGTGATGGTGAATGCGTACCGTCAGCTGGCGGCTCGTTGTGACTATCCGTTGCATCTGGGTGTGACGGAGGCGGGTCCGGCGTTCCAGGGGACGATCAAGTCGGCGGTGGCGTTCGGTGCGTTGCTGTCGGAGGGGATCGGGGACACGATCCGGGTGTCGTTGTCGGCGCCGCCGGCCGAGGAGGTCAAGGTCGGCATCCAGATCCTGGAGTCGCTGAATCTGAAGCAGCGGCGGCTGGAGATCGTGTCGTGTCCGTCGTGCGGGCGGGCGCAGGTGGATGTGTACAAGCTGGCGGATCAGGTGTCCGCGGGTCTTGAGGGCATGGAGGTTCCGTTGCGGGTGGCCGTGATGGGCTGTGTCGTCAATGGTCCGGGTGAGGCCCGTGAGGCGGATCTGGGTGTGGCGTCGGGGAACGGCAAGGGGCAGATCTTCGTGAAGGGCGAGGTCATCAAGACGGTGCCCGAGTCGAAGATCGTCGAGACGCTCATCGAAGAGGCCTTGAAGATCGCCGAGCAGATGGAGAAGGACGGCATCGCCTCGGGCGAGCCCGAGGTCTCCGTCAGCTGA
- a CDS encoding GNAT family N-acetyltransferase, which yields MAADSGGGPRTPSVRIGPIDLVARVDEALAVQAVAFGLGPEEVEVRRHIVLRHLDHPHARALGATTTDERLVGFVYGMPNERGQWWSTVVEPYLRATGCVHWLDDSFVITELHVLPEFQNRGIGRTLITTITDAVDQPRSILSAIDTESPARGLYRSLGYQDLARQVLFPSAPKPYAVMGAPLPLRRRD from the coding sequence ATGGCAGCAGATTCCGGGGGCGGCCCCCGCACTCCCAGCGTCCGGATCGGGCCGATCGATCTCGTTGCGCGCGTGGACGAGGCGCTCGCCGTGCAGGCCGTCGCCTTCGGCCTGGGTCCCGAAGAGGTCGAGGTACGACGCCACATCGTCCTCAGACACCTCGACCACCCCCACGCCCGCGCCCTCGGCGCCACCACCACCGACGAGCGGCTCGTCGGCTTCGTCTACGGCATGCCGAACGAACGCGGCCAGTGGTGGTCCACCGTCGTCGAGCCCTACCTCCGCGCCACCGGCTGCGTGCACTGGCTCGACGACTCGTTCGTCATCACCGAACTGCACGTTCTGCCCGAGTTCCAGAACCGGGGCATCGGGCGCACGCTGATCACCACCATCACCGACGCCGTCGACCAGCCCCGGTCCATCCTCTCCGCCATCGACACGGAGAGCCCGGCACGTGGCCTGTATCGCAGTCTCGGCTACCAGGACCTGGCCCGGCAGGTGCTCTTCCCCAGCGCTCCCAAGCCGTACGCGGTCATGGGAGCCCCGCTCCCGCTGCGTCGCAGGGACTAG
- the rimP gene encoding ribosome maturation factor RimP codes for MSTTQSERLRGLLEPLVSAEQLDLEEIEVSRAGRRRVLRIIVDSEEGVELDACAELSRAISEKLDETDAMGDDEYVLEVSSPGADRPLTEHRHYVRATGRLAKLHLREGGELVARILAVDEEGLDLEVPGVKGRKPTSRRVAFDEIAKARVEIEFSRKDKKDKKEEEA; via the coding sequence ATGAGCACCACCCAGAGCGAGAGGCTGCGCGGGCTGCTCGAACCGCTCGTCAGCGCCGAACAGCTGGATCTCGAAGAGATCGAGGTGTCCCGGGCCGGCCGCCGCCGCGTGCTGCGGATCATCGTGGACTCCGAAGAGGGCGTCGAGTTGGACGCCTGCGCCGAGCTGAGCCGCGCGATCTCCGAGAAGCTCGACGAGACCGACGCGATGGGCGACGACGAGTACGTCCTCGAAGTCAGTTCCCCCGGTGCCGACCGTCCGCTGACGGAGCACCGCCACTACGTACGTGCCACGGGCCGCCTGGCCAAGCTGCACCTGCGCGAGGGCGGCGAGCTGGTGGCCCGCATCCTCGCCGTCGACGAAGAGGGCCTCGACCTCGAAGTGCCGGGCGTCAAGGGCCGCAAGCCCACGTCCCGCCGGGTCGCCTTCGACGAGATCGCCAAGGCGCGCGTGGAGATCGAATTCAGCCGCAAGGACAAGAAGGACAAGAAGGAAGAGGAGGCGTAG
- a CDS encoding GNAT family N-acetyltransferase has protein sequence MLTQTTTRVLEPSDLGAALAVLESEPVANAFVTSRVQIAGLDPWRLGGEMWGWYADGRLRSLCYSGANLVPICATAEAVRAFADRARRAGRRCSSIVGPAGPTAQLWRLLEPGWGPAREVRANQPLMVTESPSAGVTPDPLVRRIRKDEMDVLMPACVAMFTEEVGISPLAGDGGLLYQARVAELIGAGRSFARIEDGKVLFKAEIGAATPQACQIQGVWVAPEHRGRGLSETGMAAVLRYALADVAPVVSLYVNDYNTPARRAYARVGFQETGAFMSVLF, from the coding sequence GTGTTGACGCAGACCACCACCCGGGTCCTCGAACCCAGCGACCTCGGTGCCGCTCTCGCCGTCCTGGAGAGCGAGCCCGTCGCCAATGCCTTCGTGACATCCCGGGTCCAGATCGCGGGTCTCGACCCCTGGCGCCTCGGCGGCGAGATGTGGGGCTGGTACGCCGACGGCCGGCTCCGCTCGCTCTGCTACTCGGGCGCCAACCTCGTCCCCATCTGCGCCACCGCCGAGGCCGTCCGGGCCTTCGCCGACCGGGCCCGCCGGGCCGGCCGCCGCTGCTCCTCGATCGTCGGACCCGCCGGGCCCACCGCCCAGCTGTGGCGGCTGCTCGAACCCGGCTGGGGCCCCGCCCGCGAGGTCCGGGCGAACCAACCGCTGATGGTCACCGAGAGCCCGTCCGCCGGCGTGACCCCCGACCCCCTGGTCCGCCGGATCCGCAAGGACGAGATGGACGTCCTGATGCCGGCCTGCGTGGCGATGTTCACCGAAGAGGTCGGCATCTCCCCGCTCGCGGGCGACGGCGGACTCCTCTACCAGGCACGCGTCGCCGAACTCATCGGAGCCGGCCGCTCCTTCGCCCGGATCGAGGACGGCAAGGTCCTCTTCAAGGCGGAGATCGGCGCCGCGACCCCGCAGGCCTGCCAGATCCAGGGCGTCTGGGTCGCCCCCGAACACCGCGGCCGCGGACTCTCCGAAACCGGCATGGCGGCGGTCCTGCGCTACGCGCTGGCCGACGTCGCCCCCGTCGTCAGTCTCTACGTGAACGACTACAACACCCCCGCGCGCCGGGCCTACGCCCGGGTCGGTTTCCAGGAGACTGGTGCGTTCATGAGCGTGCTGTTCTGA
- a CDS encoding M50 family metallopeptidase, producing the protein MSITTVLLTILGIVVFAIGLLFSIAWHELGHLSTAKLFGIRVPQYMVGFGPTIWSRKKGDTEYGIKAIPAGGYIRMIGMFPPGEDGRLEARSTSPWRGMIEDARSAAFEELEPGDEKRLFYTRKPWKRVIVMFAGPFMNLVLAVAIFLGVAMTFGFQTQTTEVAGVQKCVIAQSENRDTCKKSDPVSPAQAAGLKKGDRIVAFDGQKVDDWATLSDKIRDTIGPATVTVLRDGQETTLHAVLKENAVAKKDSKGEVIADEYVKAGYLGFAAQTEIVPLSFGDSVVRMGDMIENGVDSIIALPSKIPGLWDAAFGDGERAADSPVGVVGAARIGGEVMTLDVPATNQIAMMLFLLAGFNLSLFLFNMLPLLPLDGGHIAGALWEALRRNVARVFRRPDPGPFDVAKLMPVAYVVAGVFICFTLLVLVADIVNPVKIS; encoded by the coding sequence ATGAGTATTACGACGGTCCTGTTGACGATTCTGGGCATCGTCGTCTTCGCCATCGGTCTGCTGTTCTCGATCGCCTGGCACGAGTTGGGGCACCTGTCGACCGCGAAGCTCTTCGGTATCCGCGTCCCCCAGTACATGGTCGGTTTCGGGCCGACGATCTGGTCGCGGAAGAAGGGCGACACCGAGTACGGGATCAAGGCCATCCCGGCCGGCGGCTACATCCGCATGATCGGCATGTTCCCGCCGGGAGAGGACGGGCGCCTGGAGGCGCGGTCCACCTCGCCCTGGCGCGGCATGATCGAGGACGCCAGGTCCGCCGCCTTCGAAGAGCTCGAACCGGGCGACGAGAAGCGCCTCTTCTACACGCGCAAGCCGTGGAAGCGCGTCATCGTGATGTTCGCCGGACCGTTCATGAACCTGGTCCTCGCCGTCGCGATCTTCCTCGGTGTGGCGATGACCTTCGGCTTCCAGACCCAGACCACCGAGGTGGCCGGTGTCCAGAAGTGCGTGATCGCCCAGAGCGAGAACCGCGACACCTGCAAGAAGTCCGACCCGGTCTCGCCCGCCCAGGCGGCGGGACTGAAGAAGGGCGACAGGATCGTCGCCTTCGACGGCCAGAAGGTCGACGACTGGGCCACGCTCTCCGACAAGATCCGCGACACCATCGGCCCCGCCACCGTCACCGTCCTGCGCGACGGCCAGGAGACGACCCTCCACGCCGTGCTCAAGGAGAACGCGGTGGCGAAGAAGGACTCCAAGGGCGAGGTGATCGCCGACGAGTACGTGAAGGCCGGTTACCTCGGTTTCGCCGCCCAGACCGAGATCGTCCCGCTCTCCTTCGGCGACTCGGTCGTCCGCATGGGAGACATGATCGAGAACGGCGTCGACTCGATCATCGCTCTCCCGTCCAAGATCCCGGGCCTGTGGGACGCCGCCTTCGGCGACGGCGAGCGGGCGGCCGACTCCCCGGTGGGCGTCGTCGGCGCGGCCAGGATCGGCGGCGAGGTGATGACGCTCGACGTCCCCGCGACGAACCAGATCGCGATGATGCTGTTCCTGCTGGCGGGCTTCAACCTCTCGCTGTTCCTCTTCAACATGCTGCCCCTGCTGCCGCTGGACGGCGGGCACATCGCCGGAGCGCTCTGGGAGGCCCTGCGCCGCAATGTGGCACGGGTCTTCAGGCGCCCCGACCCGGGCCCGTTCGACGTGGCCAAGCTGATGCCGGTCGCCTATGTCGTCGCCGGTGTCTTCATCTGCTTCACGCTGCTGGTGCTGGTCGCCGACATCGTGAATCCGGTCAAGATCTCCTGA
- a CDS encoding ferritin-like domain-containing protein, which produces MSTGTQKAAQAALAAEHAAVYGYGVVGGRVAEGRRSEATAAYHAHRARRDALVRTVRGLGGEPVAAQAAYALPFAVPDPAAAVRLAAVLEDRVAGVYSDLVRAAEGPLRREAADALREAAVRAVRWRGSGVPFPGLAERTADGNGAKAGTAVEAGSGANRGSGGTNGSGATH; this is translated from the coding sequence ATGAGTACCGGGACACAGAAGGCCGCACAGGCGGCCCTGGCCGCCGAACACGCGGCGGTGTACGGGTACGGGGTGGTCGGCGGCCGGGTCGCCGAGGGCCGCCGGTCCGAGGCCACGGCGGCCTACCACGCACACCGGGCCCGGCGCGACGCGCTGGTGCGGACCGTGCGCGGGCTGGGCGGTGAGCCGGTGGCGGCGCAGGCCGCGTACGCTCTGCCGTTCGCGGTGCCGGACCCGGCCGCGGCGGTGCGGCTGGCGGCGGTGCTGGAGGACCGGGTGGCGGGCGTGTACTCCGATCTCGTACGGGCCGCTGAGGGCCCGCTCAGGCGGGAGGCCGCCGACGCGCTGCGGGAGGCCGCGGTGCGTGCGGTCCGCTGGCGGGGCAGCGGCGTACCCTTTCCCGGGCTCGCCGAGCGGACCGCCGACGGCAACGGCGCGAAGGCGGGGACGGCCGTGGAAGCCGGTTCCGGCGCGAACCGCGGGTCCGGTGGGACGAACGGGTCCGGCGCGACGCACTGA